A single Lactuca sativa cultivar Salinas chromosome 8, Lsat_Salinas_v11, whole genome shotgun sequence DNA region contains:
- the LOC111902340 gene encoding calcium-transporting ATPase 8, plasma membrane-type yields the protein MSSGGSPYRRHPKDLESGGGSGGGFQDYGSVSDPFDIVRTKSASVDSLKRWRQAALVLNASRRFRYTLDLKKEEEKKQIIAKIRTHAQVIRAAYLFQSHGEKADGTPKSPPSPIPTGNYNVNPGQLASMTRDHDFPALQNFGGVNGLAEMLKTNPDKGINDDEANILDRKNVFGSNTYPRKKGRSFWRFLFDACRDTTLIILMVAAAASLALGIKTEGIKEGWYDGGSIALAVIIVIVVTAISDYKQSLQFQNLNEEKQNIQLEVVRGGRRVEISIFDIVVGDVITLKIGDQVPADGVLISGHSLSIDESSMTGESKIVHKDHKSPFLMSGCKVADGYGTMMATSVGIHTEWGLLMASISEDNGEETPLQVRLNGVATFIGIVGLVVAVSVLVILLIRFFTGHTKDDKEQVEFIAGKTSLGDAVDGAIKIFTVAVTIVVVAVPEGLPLAVTLTLAYSMRKMMSDKALVRRLSACETMGSATTICSDKTGTLTLNLMTVVEAYICGKKNDPPNDTSALPPKIVSLLVESVAQNTTGSVFLPEGGQEIEVSGSPTEKAILQWGVNIGMNFEAVRSESSIIHAFPFNSEKKRGGVAVKRPDSEVHVHWKGAAEIVLAACTRYMDIDGQLVPLSEEKVEYFKKAIEDMASGSLRCVAIAYRPCEAETVPTGEDELAQWELPEGDLVLLAIVGLKDPCRKGVREAVELCVKAGVKVRMVTGDNLQTARAIALECGILASNADAEEPNLIEGKSFRAMSEDQRLEVAEKISVMGRSSPNDKLLLVQALRKRGHVVAVTGDGTNDAPALHEADIGLAMGIQGTEVAKESSDIIILDDDFASVVKVVRWGRSVYANIQKFIQFQLTVNVAALVINVVAAISSGDVPLNAVQLLWVNLIMDTLGALALATEPPTDHLMDRHPVGRREPLITNIMWRNLLIQAAYQVTVLLTLNFRGIEILHLQKESDEHAKKVKNTLIFNAFVFAQIFNEFNARKPDEMNVFKGVTKNRLFMGIVGLTVVLQVVIVMFLGKFTTTTRLSWQLWLVSIVIGFISWPLAVVGKLIPVSQKPFSEYFTDIFKPCTSKRRNEGGNENGE from the exons ATGAGTAGTGGTGGGTCGCCCTACCGGCGACACCCGAAGGATTTGGAATCGGGTGGTGGAAGCGGCGGAGGTTTCCAGGACTATGGGTCGGTTTCTGATCCTTTTGACATAGTTAGAACTAAAAGTGCATCGGTCGACAGCCTTAAAAGATGGAGG CAAGCAGCACTTGTACTGAATGCTTCCCGTCGATTCCGATACAccttggatttgaaaaaggaggaaGAGAAGAAACAAATCATCGCAAAAATCAGAACTCATGCGCAAGTCATACGA GCAGCCTACCTTTTTCAGTCACATGGAGAAAAAGCAGatg GAACCCCCAAATCACCTCCATCTCCCATTCCTACTGGAAATTACAATGTTAACCCTGGACAACTTGCTTCCATGACGCGAGACCATGATTTTCCTGCTTTGCAAAACTTTGGTGGGGTTAATGGATTGGCAGAGATGTTGAAGACGAATCCTGATAAGGGAATTAATGATGATGAGGCAAACATATTAGACAGGAAAAATGTGTTTGGGTCAAACACATACCCAAGAAAAAAGGGGCGAAGTTTTTGG AGGTTTCTGTTTGATGCTTGTCGCGATACAACATTGATCATTTTAATGGTAGCTGCTGCTGCTTCTTTAGCACTAGGTATCAAAACAGAG GGGATTAAAGAAGGATGGTATGATGGTGGAAGCATAGCATTAGCTGTTATAATTGTCATAGTCGTTACAG CAATAAGTGATTATAAACAATCACTTCAGTTTCAGAACTTAAATGAAGAGAAACAGAATATACAGTTGGAG GTTGTTAGAGGTGGAAGGAGGGTGGAGATTTCAATCTTTGATATCGTTGTGGGTGATGTCATAACACTTAAAATCGGGGAccag GTTCCAGCTGATGGGGTTTTGATTTCTGGTCACTCACTTTCAATTGATGAATCAAGTATGACTGGAGAGAGTAAAATC GTTCATAAAGATCATAAATCACCATTTTTAATGTCGGGGTGTAAGGTGGCAGATGGCTATGGTACTATGATG GCCACAAGTGTTGGAATACATACAGAATGGGGATTACTTATGGCTAGCATCTCAGAAGACAATGGAGAGGAAACACCATTACAG GTGCGTTTGAATGGAGTGGCGACATTTATTGGTATAGTAGGGCTTGTGGTGGCTGTATCTGTTCTTGTCATCCTTCTCATAAG GTTTTTTACTGGACACACAAAGGATGATAAGGAACAAGTGGAGTTTATTGCTGGGAAAACTAGTCTTGGGGATGCTGTTGATGGAGCAATCAAAATTTTCACTGTTGCA GTCAcgattgttgttgttgcggttccTGAAGGGCTTCCATTAGCTGTCACATTAAC GCTGGCATACTCGATGCGAAAAATGATGTCGGATAAAGCGTTG GTTCGGAGGTTATCTGCTTGTGAAACAATGGGTTCTGCTACTACAATTTGCAGTGATAAAACCGGAACCTTGACATTGAATTTG ATGACTGTTGTTGAGGCTTATATTTGTGGGAAGAAAAACGATCCACCAAATGACACGTCAGCATTACCACCAAAGATTGTATCTCTACTTGTTGAAAGtgtagctcaaaatacaactggCAGTGTATTTTTACCTGAG GGAGGCCAAGAGATTGAGGTTTCTGGATCACCAACAGAAAAGGCCATACTTCAATGGGGGGTTAAT aTTGGAATGAATTTTGAAGCAGTTAGATCAGAGTCTTCGATTATTCACGCATTCCCATTTAACTCGGAGAAAAAACGAGGCGGTGTTGCAGTAAAACGG CCTGATTCTGAAGTTCATGTACACTGGAAAGGTGCAGCTGAAATTGTGTTGGCTGCATGTACAAGATACATGGACATTGATGGACAACTTGTCCCCCTCAGTGAAGAAAAG GTGGAATATTTCAAAAAAGCAATTGAAGATATGGCTTCTGGAAGCTTGCGTTGTGTTGCTATTGCATACAGACCATGTGAAGCAGAAACTGTTCCAACTGGCGAAGATGAGCTGGCACAATGGGAGCTACCTGAGGGCGATCTTGTCTTGTTGGCAATTGTTGGCTTAAAG GATCCATGTCGGAAAGGTGTGAGAGAGGCTGTTGAACTGTGTGTAAAGGCTGGTGTGAAG GTGAGAATGGTGACTGGTGACAATCTACAAACAGCAAGAGCAATTGCTTTAGAATGTGGAATTTTGGCATCAAATGCTGATGCAGAAGAGCCGAATCTAATTGAAGGGAAATCTTTCCGTGCCATGTCAGAAGACCAAAGACTAGAAGTTGCTGAGAAGATTTCG GTGATGGGGAGGTCTTCACCTAACGATAAGCTGTTACTTGTCCAAGCATTGAGGAAAAGAGGGCATGTTGTTGCTGTTACTGGAGATGGAACAAACGATGCCCCTGCTCTACATgag GCTGATATTGGTCTTGCTATGGGCATCCAAGGAACTGAAGTTGCTAAAGAAAGTAGTGACATCATTATCTTGGATGATGATTTTGCTTCAGTCGTAAAG GTTGTACGGTGGGGAAGATCTGTGTATGCAAACATACAGAAATTCATTCAGTTTCAGCTCACTGTAAATGTTGCTGCCCTTGTCATTAATGTTGTGGCAGCAATTTCATCAGGCGATGTCCCCCTCAATGCAGTCCAG CTTCTTTGGGTGAATCTTATCATGGACACTCTTGGTGCACTTGCCCTCGCCACCGAACCACCAACCGACCACCTCATGGACCGACACCCCGTGGGCCGCAG GGAGCCTCTTATAACAAATATTATGTGGAGGAATTTGCTAATTCAGGCTGCTTATCAAGTGACAGTTCTCCTCACACTCAATTTCCGTGGTATAGAAATCCTACATTTACAGAAGGAATCCGATGAGCATGCTAAGAAAGTGAAAAACACTCTCATTTTCAATGCTTTTGTCTTTGCTCAG ATATTCAATGAGTTTAATGCCAGGAAGCCTGATGAAATGAATGTTTTCAAAGGAGTCACCAAAAACCGCTTGTTTATGGGTATCGTGGGCCTTACTGTTGTTCTTCAA GTTGTTATCGTCATGTTCCTTGGGAAATTTACCACCACCACAAGGCTGAGCTGGCAATTGTGGTTGGTCTCAATTGTGATTGGCTTTATCAG TTGGCCTCTTGCTGTTGTTGGGAAGTTGATACCTGTTTCTCAGAAACCCTTTAGTGAGTATTTTACCGACATTTTCAAGCCATGCACATCCAAGCGTAGAAATGAAG GAGGAAACGAGAATGGTGAATAG